Below is a genomic region from Silurus meridionalis isolate SWU-2019-XX chromosome 10, ASM1480568v1, whole genome shotgun sequence.
aaacatgtgccaaatcaaatatgtggatcacgaatcagaatttcagaGCAGATCGGTTGagacccgggttaccaacgaccgccacaggtatcgttaaccaacagggtaccaggagaagtggaggagagtggaggttcgggttggtactttaaatgttggtactgtgactggtaaagggagagagggagctgatatgatggagaggagaacggtagagatgttgtgtgttcaggaggctaagtggaaagggagtaagagcaggaacattggaggtggatttgaactgttttatcatggtgtggatggaaagagaaatagtgtagggggattctaaaggaagagtacagtaggagtgtagtggaggtgaagagaggtTCTGATActgtgatgatcgtgaagctgaaagttgaaggggtgatgatgaATGTCAGAAGACAGATTATGATttactgtggtgacccctaacgggagcagccaaaagaagaagaggatttGTCGAAGTTACACCCATACAGATGGCAGAACATTACACTGAGAATCACAGTATATTCACAAAAACTTtgctaatgttttttattatatcttctctGTCATTTTCTTGACCATATACTGTGGCAGGAGACATTTCAGTCCACCCTCACTGTAGAGCAGGTAACCTTTTTATCTTCTGGTTCTATATAAGAACTAAATAGAGTGGGGAAAGTGGGGGTATCGGATAGTTAAATGAACCTACATGTTGCCTGCCAAgcacaaaattattataaataataatagttcatGTAAGAATTTTCTCAAATACAATTGAAGAGTCAAAATTCTCCAGTTGCCTTTGCCagatttattcataaaattCTTCCAATAAAACATAGGCTTGAATGTAAAAATGCTTTAACTGGAATATGATGCAAATTAAATACacagtttaaaacaaatatataaataagtaccAAGTTTGTGTAAAATTTTACCTAATAAGGATTCAGTCATCTGTttgatcattaaaataaaaatcagcatttctatataatttcagtaaaaatctcaaaacaaatacaaataaaacaagcacaaaaatgtttacatgtaaataaaccATTAGTAAATATGAGTAAAAATCAGGCATTGTAAATTTGACAGTTTTTAGTCGGCTGGTTGTTAAAGCTGTTATAAGCACTAATAAAATCCTAATGcacaaacttatttatttaataaatgcagATATTCTTTTGTCAGAATATTGTTTGAGAATCCTGCCTGGAGTTAGTTGCTTGTAATCTTGACGTCTTTTCAGATTTAACAAACACCTCTGAGATCTCTGTTTTTTCAGGCCTTGAGCAGGACCAGAAACTGGCACATCGTTACAGCAGACCTGCTCCCAGTCCGTGTCTGGGTTTTCATGCTGATAGATACTGGATTTCCAAAAGATGTGAAGATTCCTTCAGTGTCTGATGGAACCCTGAAACCCCATGGCTGAGCTTAGTTACAGATGTGTCAAAGAGAATGAAGTAACAACTGTGTGTCTaccatatatgtgtgtgtgtgtgtgtgtgtgtgtgtgtgtgtgtgtgtgtgtgtgcgcttttgACACATAGCATATGTCATGTTATTGTCATCTTGTACTTGTCAGTGTCTCTGTGGCTGTGAGGCAACACTTGCGTAGATCACACTGTCCAGATCTGATGTGTTTGTCGTAGCAGATGTTCTGGATCTTCTTTTGTACTGAACACTTGTATAATGAATGCTTTCATCCTGTAGGGAGATTCAGGTAAtgattttctctttactttGCCACTAGCTGCATCCTGTTTACTGCACTAATAAAACATTAGAAATAAACCAGAACAGCTAAGAACAGTAGGTGGcgtgttttgtttctttgcccAGTAGAAACTACTAACTAGATGTGTGAATGAGACAGCGAGTGGGCGAACCGGAaaactttctacttttattgagccaattttattttttattgtcactagtgtatttactgtaacaTGCAAAATATGTAgaccataaaaaataaacttgctTTAAACTATTGCATTGGCATAACTGTGTGTGGgttgcttgtgtttgtgtttctcatTCATTTTACAGAAATTCTCTTCACATTCTCAGTCTGTCTTTAGTCTGTCTTCACATTCtcagtcttatatatatatatatatatatatatatatatatatatatatatatatatatatatatatatatatatatataaagacgaCAGAAACACAGtcaaactaaaataaacactaacagTCACTTTTATCAAAAGTGAGAAATGTATTACTGGTGGAGGGGAAAATTCTGGATGaggttttaaatttttatttgatgcATTATTTACATTGATTTGAGATAATTTTCTGATCCAAGCCACACAACACTGATCAACATTACATCTGGAAAGAGTTCAGTAATGTTACAGCATTAATGTAAGAGTTCCTACCTTATCAGTGGAGTCGGTGGTGTGACTGAAGAAGCTGCATGATGTTAATTTTCCTTAAAGAGAATTTcattagtataaatataaaatcataaaaaaatattcaacctGTAATTTCACCTCTAGTCTCACCTAGAACCctgctgcagaacacacacatgcagatggTTATTAGGACGGAgatgaagcacacacacattacagtcACATTTCTAATCCAGTCGTTAACATTTCTAGCAGGCGGCTGTGAATCTGAAGCCTCAGATGAAGATCCATTATTGCTGccacctaaaacacacacagaagcacacAGAGATCTCAGTATAGTGCTGAGGGAAACTTCAGGCTTCTGGAAGACTCAGTGTGAACTTTACATTCAGATCATCTTATTAATGATCCATGAATAATAAGCAGTTTTGTGCTGCAACAGTAATATTGATCAGTgttttattaaagtttatttaGGAATCTGCTCGAGATAAACTGAAACGTTTTGATAATCGTGTAACATCacacatatggctaaaaaatGTGGTTTTAATTTTGCACGATTTCCTGGTTATTGTAACTGTAGTGTGTTTAGAAAGAGCCTCATGCTCACATCAGTCACATCATTTCAATTCtaaactcatgttttaaactatgaaaacattaaattggctaaaaagtacagaaatgtaaatatttgcacTTTCTAATTATTTCTCATTGGAACTGAACTATAAACTCGATAACACAaagatactgtatgtgtagATACAATCCACAAAAATTAATTTCACCACATCTGTTGTATTGTAAGGGGTCTGTAGTTGGGCATGAATCCCAGTGCggttattacatttacaattcgGCCAAATGGCAGACGCTCTGATCCAGAACACACACAACTGAGCaatggagggttaagggccttgctcaagggcccagcagtggcagcttagtggtggtggtgggatttgaacctgttaCCTttcgatccaaagtccaatgccttaaacccCCCCCcaaattactgtaaataaaaaaaatgccccCCAGATGAGCAGCAGAATGGATTTACAGCAGTTTTGTCAGAATTCTTACGAGGCATAAATTATGAAACCAGGAAATGAATAACTGCAGAATCATGCAGTATGcaatttgtaataattataaatgaagGAAATGATCACAAACCCAATCTCAATATCTTTATTATCTGTTTTAGTGCTACTGGTcaatgtgtaaataataatttcagtaattattaattaaaatacaaaataaatagtgtaaaaaaaagtattggcacccacCTGAAAAGTTCAGTTTGATCTTTTCCACTGACTGAATGTGTTTTGTATCATTCCGAACTTCACAGTAATAAAACCCCAGATCCGTCTCTTGAACTCCATAAATCACTAAACTGCTGCTTTCTGTTAAATTAAAGTGACTCTCATCTGAATTATAATCCACATAAAAGTGTTTGTTCAGTTTCTTTTGTCTGGCTGATATAATCTGCCTCGACTCTGCTGAGATCATCTGATACCAGGATATCGCTGAGTAATTAGTGATGTTACAGAGCAGAGTGATGTTTGCTCCTGGAGAAACAGATATGAGATCAGCTGAAATGTTCTGAAGGAGACTCGGCCTAATGAGACCTGAAAGAACAACAGCACATGAAGAGAGAAGATTCATCTCCACTCTGTAAACTCTAGAAACACACAGCTCACAGTACATACAATACACATTTACTCCTCTTTAAATACACATGTATCTGGTAGAGCTTCCTGCACTAATCCCTCTAAACAGCTCCCAAATTCTACACCAGTGATGtgaaaagtacaaataatttagtctaaaatgtacaatttctttttatgaACTCACCAAACAGCAGCTGCAGCGTAAACAGAAGCAGATACGTTGCCATTTCTAACACACTCCCTCCTCTAAACATGTGAAATATCTGCTTGAACTGGTTCAGCCCCTACATCCTGTCATTCTCTTCTTCTATAGAGTTCAATGAGCTTCTAAAATCTTATTTTATGTTCTGCATTACACTGAATAAATAAGTACACGAACACAGAACAGAccagatttataaaataaaagtacaacCTAATTTATTCTTTACACTTGTGAAGGTCAAATGAGATTCTGTACACTGATAAAAGTTACAAATGTGTATGTTGGCTATTAAACAATTAGCTTTTACACACAACATGATTTGGGGTCTGTACAGTCACCAAGACCAGATCCAAACCTGAGCGTATCTGATGCTCCAACGTTTCCCTCTGTCCTATTGTGTAGCACAAATCAATGAAATGAATGTTATACATCTGTTTATTTCTTCCTGTCAGAACCAACATCCATGTGAGATTTTATAATGGAATTGCACcacattaatataatataaatctctcactctcactcttgCAGATGCAAGtggcaaatacttttataaagaacaaaaacacactcaAGCACTAGggacaaaatgaaatgaagggGGTGAAGCTAATGCTAGGCTAAGCAAAAGAAAATTAACATGAGAAAACCAAAAGCTATAAATGAAGTACAGCTGCTTAATGCTCCAACACCTgagaagtaaaaataaataaataaataaataaataaataaataaataaataaataaataaatggtgaatCCAATAGGAAAACAGAAGAAAGATGTGCAAAGCTGAAACGGAGCAGACAGACCATAATCCTTAATGTGTCTAATATCTGTagtttacaataataatgtgctttatgatgtttttagtatattttcagCATGGTGATACAGTGGGGAGATTTTTCTGTGTATGCATGAATGAAGTGCTAACCCACTGTTCCTGAGACCAAATCTACTGAATAAATGATAACATTACAGTATTCCCTCAGAACTACATCTTGTTTCAGTCACTCGCCTGTAAAATATGGAAGCTGCAATGtaacaattaaattaataataaaataacaaataaatatttttagaacAGAAGACACACATGATAATGTCCATCATTACACCACAGAAACACTAAATCCGTGATGGAGCCCAGGACAGAGTGTAACAATCAGAAGATCTGTAagcagtgtatatataaacacgTCATACTGAATTATTTTGAATTGGAATTTAGTTAATCAAGaatcttgtgtatttacatgTAACACTTGTGCTACTGGTGAACATAAATGCAGTTATTATCACATGGctttttcaggtttctcagtAGGTTCCTCACTGAGGATAGCACATGTGTAACAGAGAGGAGTGATGCTCACATGGACTATCTTTAGCATTAGCTTTGACTTAGCCATTAGGATTACGGTCCCCATTTATCTCACTGTGAGGTCACTAATACCAGAGTTATGTGACTGGATAAATGTACACGTatcataaataaatctattactACAGATTGAGGAAGAACCACGAGACATCCTGCACTCAACACACTAAACACGCTGAATTTATGCCATGTTAGATCTTCAATAACAGGCATTAGTTTGAAGATTATTTTATACAGTTCCACTATGGAGGATCTCTGCTTGCTCACGTTAGGCAGAAAAACTGTTCATATGGGAAAAGGTTTAGCATCTGAACCCAAAACTTCTGGTCATGGTGCAGGGGCTCCTTCTGATGATGAGGTTTCAGGCAATAGTGTAAGttacaaaaccacacacacacacacacacacacacacacacacacacacacacacacacacacagattctctCACCCACTGCAGAGGAAATAACACCCTGCTGAATAAAAACATGCAACATGCAGTGCAGTGTGAAACTCAAAGGTAGTGTTTAAAACTCATTTAACTCAGAACAGCTTTTCATTTAAAAggtaaatcattaaaataataaataaatgatggtgtgATAACAAATGCAGCTGTTTCATCATTAAACTGTGATGTAACTGTCAGATCAGCTGTGATCTCATCAGATCAGAGATTAATGCTGATTACTGACAAATGAATtacaggactgtgtgtgtgtgtgtgtgtgtgtgtgtgtgtgtgtgtgtgtgtgtgtattcacttCAAGCACTACAACAGAAAAGTGTAATAAGATGTTTTTTCTGCCTCTGTGCATTTTGCAAAACCCCACCGAGGTGTAAACTTTCAGATCAGTTCTTTTAATTTAACCGTCACTAAGCTCAACTTCTTACCTGaagattattatattttattactttacatGGCATTAAAGATGTAATGTAGAGACACAGTTACAATAATATGATGAGATTTTTCATTTCTAAAGGATATTTCAGATTTAGCTTTAGATTATTACCACAAGACCTAATATTTacttcaattttatttaatttgtattgtgtttttaacaatagacatttgcccaaaagcagctttaaataaataaattataaataatttacattttaaattgataAATTACTCCTGATAActttatctttataaaaatataaataaataattatactaCAGCAACAAAAAATTCAACCTGATTCTCACgtacaaaagaagaagaagagatctGATTGGAGGActttcactatatggacaaaagtattgggacacctgacctttcctgccatatgtggttcttttccacactgttaccacaaagctggaggcacacgatCGATAAGGAAGCTTTAGATGTTATACCATAAATTCCacgttcacttgaactttgaACACCATTAAGATAATTAcaaatactgactgcacccaggcctccATATCTTCtcacccttgtagctgataacacaaatatccacaagcaaacttcaaaatctagtggaacataatAATTTTAGTAATCACATAACTCTGGGTTTAGAGCCGTCACAGTGATGTAAATTGGTGACCTTTTCGGTAGCATAATTGCAAAATCAAAACTAATGCTAAAGCTGGTCAATGGGATCATCACTCCTCTCTGTTACAAATGTGCTATCCTCAGTGAGGAACCTACTGAGAAACCTGAACAAGTTATGTGAAATTAACTAGGCATTTATGTTCACCAGTAGCACAGGTGTTGCATGTCAGtgctgcttttgtgtgtgtgtgtgtgtgtgtgtgtgtgtgtgtgtttctcttcttttcccAATGTGTTTTGCTTTGGTGACTTTGTCTCCTTGCATGTGCTGTTCAACAATAGGTGGAGCCTCCTGTCAATCATAATCACACAGTAGCCAGGAAtggaccaaacaaaaacaagagtCTGGTCAGAAAAGGTGGAGCCtattttttaaaagcagcaCCCTGAAACCCTTGTCAGAAGTTCTAGATCTTTCTGGTTCATTTAGTTTTAGCTTTTTTTCATATACTAGTCCACTTGATTTGAGAACAGATAAGACTGAGTACCGattctaggttacgtatgtaatccTAGTTCCCTGAGGTAATGAGACGCTGCATCGTAACACACCGAAACGCCCCTGCATTGTCCACGCTTTAAACCACGTGtaaaatctgaccaataggcgagTCGTGACATCATTGGCGGgtgacgtcgcgtaaaccaggaagttACAAAATGGCTGCGCGGTGATAGCGACGCTGGCTTCTGCACAGAAAGAAGGTAAGCACCGCAGGGaagcagggagtgtggcacggagatgCAGCttctcgttccctctgggaactagggttacattcgtaacctagagacgttccacATTCGGTAACTTCGAGCTGCATCGCAAaactttgggaacgagtgtccaatcacgccccattgaccagaccctgcctaaTGTGTGAGGGGCTCGGCACCTgcacgtaggacagaggagcccagAGTGGCTCTAAGGTCAAGGTCATAAAATCTGATGAAGGTCAGTGgtgtggaccaacccgcagcgtcacagatgTCCAGGAGTGACACTCCAGCAGACCAGGCCcatagaggccgccacactccggagTGAGCCCTGACCCTGAGTGGAGCGGGGaggccagaggactcataagctGACATGATGGCATCCACTACCCACCTGCTTAACGTCTGCCTATTGGCCAGGAAACCTTTCCTactagggccatagcagacgaacagctgctccgacttcctccatgAACTTGTCCTGTGGAGGTAAGTGTCCAGTGCtcacactggacacagtcgaTTCTGTCTCTTCTGGTCGGGGGCTATGAACGGAGGAGGGATTTGTACATAGAAACACTCTAGTCATGCCGGGGGTAAATTCCAGGCAGGACAGGGCCACAgacagagcctgcagatccTCAATCCTCTTTAGGAAGAAAATTGCCAAGAGGAAGGCGATCTTGAccgacaggtacctaagggcccCTTAGGCCAAGGGCTCAAAGAGGGGTTTAAATAGAGTCGCCAAcacaactgccaagtcccagacaggcactctagGTTGCATTctgggcctcagcctccaggtgcCATGAAGAAAACGTGTCACCAGGGGGTGCCTacccatttttctttctaatttctGAACCGTTTTTCATACAATCTAATGATGGAAAGCAGTTAAAATAGTCTTTTTTAACAACAaggaagaattaaaaaaaaatcaacattccattaatgaaaatgaactcctccaccttctccacctctgcCTTTACTCACACTGTATAATTTAGGAATAGACTGGATCGTAAAACtccacacaaatatttacagaaaataCACTGAAATCAAAGAACTATGTGTTACAGAAGTCACTATGTTTATAACTCTTTAGATATACACATGTcccttttatttaatattcactAACagaccactttattaggaacacctgcatACCTGCCCATTAATGTACTTTATAAATCTGCCAATCATTTTCCAGGATCATAACGCATATAATCATATAGATTTCAGGTCAAGAGCTTTGGATAATATTCACATAAAACATCAGAAggttttctacatttttatacttttttatatattgattcTTCCTTTCCCCAATTAAATATCAACCAtttacattttgtcattttacagcatatttaaaataattagcaTCCATGGTGCAGTTGAAGCTTCTCATCTACcagaaaacatgcaaaacaaagaccaaaaatataaacatgacAAAAGCAATGAACC
It encodes:
- the LOC124392128 gene encoding uncharacterized protein LOC124392128 translates to MATYLLLFTLQLLFGLIRPSLLQNISADLISVSPGANITLLCNITNYSAISWYQMISAESRQIISARQKKLNKHFYVDYNSDESHFNLTESSSLVIYGVQETDLGFYYCEVRNDTKHIQSVEKIKLNFSGGSNNGSSSEASDSQPPARNVNDWIRNVTVMCVCFISVLITICMCVFCSRVLGKLTSCSFFSHTTDSTDKDESIHYTSVQYKRRSRTSATTNTSDLDSVIYASVASQPQRH